The proteins below are encoded in one region of Hordeum vulgare subsp. vulgare chromosome 3H, MorexV3_pseudomolecules_assembly, whole genome shotgun sequence:
- the LOC123440258 gene encoding protein E6-like, whose amino-acid sequence MASSASRLCLLAIAIPILLAVAPPRVDAWGGRFFFSKMTRPGADKAAGTATVATEAVDANSAPAASSRPSSNRGYGLYGRPEENEKYPPAYFRRGVHRDAEKLTTTNAVPATEPRHEEEAEAVPAQEEQSSGEEEPAFPADGSGRGRPLSYMRHGGKHERDYYGMSDTRLYQNGRYYYDVETDKYGYGYESNPVRTARPEPEDNGSGYGRPGRERRHGDAAGYENDDRVAEKQSNDGGVQENQNERYNP is encoded by the coding sequence ATGGCTTCCTCTGCATCCCGCCTCTGCCTTCTCGCCATCGCGATCcccatcctcctcgccgtcgccccaCCCCGCGTGGATGCGTGGGGCGGCCGCTTCTTCTTCAGCAAGATGACGCGCCCCGGGGCCGACAAGGCGGCGGGCACCGCCACCGTGGCGACGGAGGCGGTCGACGCCAACAGCGCGCCAGCGGCATCCTCGCGGCCGTCCAGCAACCGCGGCTACGGCCTCTACGGCCGCCCGGAGGAGAACGAGAAGTACCCGCCGGCCTACTTCCGCCGCGGCGTGCACCGCGACGCCGAGAAGCTGACGACCACCAACGCCGTGCCGGCGACGGAGCCGCGGcacgaggaggaggcggaggccgtCCCGGCGCAGGAAGAGCAATCCtcgggcgaggaggagccggcgttCCCCGCGGACGGCAGCGGCAGGGGGCGGCCGCTGTCGTACATGCGCCACGGCGGCAAGCACGAGCGCGACTACTACGGGATGAGCGACACGAGGCTGTACCAGAACGGCCGGTACTACTACGACGTGGAGACCGACAAGTACGGCTACGGCTACGAGTCCAACCCGGTGCGGACGGCGCGCCCCGAGCCCGAGGACAACGGCTCCGGGTACGGCCGCCCCGGCCGCGAGCGGAGGCACGGCGACGCCGCCGGATACGAGAACGACGACCGGGTGGCGGAGAAGCAGAGCAACGACGGCGGCGTCCAGGAAAACCAGAACGAGCGGTACAATCCATGA